In a single window of the Streptomyces cinnabarinus genome:
- a CDS encoding aldo/keto reductase: MHTRRIGDIDVSAIGLGGMPLSIEGRPDEARALATVHAALDAGVTLIDTADAYHLHAHEVGHNETLIAKALATHDRGADVLVATKGGHLRPGDGSWTRDGSPEHLKRACEASLRRLGVEAIGLYQFHRPDPRVPYADSVGAIRELLDEGKIRMAGISNADPGQIRQADDILGGRLVSVQNQFSPAFGSSEPELRLCAELGIAFLPWSPLGGISRARELGSAYAPFAAVAEAHGVSPQRVCLAWMLAKSPVVVPIPGSSRPETIRDSVAAAELTLTAKEIATLDAV, translated from the coding sequence ATGCACACCCGCCGCATCGGTGACATCGACGTCAGCGCCATCGGACTGGGCGGAATGCCCCTGTCCATCGAGGGCCGCCCCGACGAGGCCCGCGCCCTCGCCACCGTGCACGCGGCGCTGGACGCCGGTGTCACCCTGATCGACACCGCGGACGCCTACCACCTGCACGCCCACGAGGTCGGCCACAACGAGACCCTCATCGCCAAGGCCCTCGCCACCCATGACCGGGGCGCCGACGTCCTGGTCGCCACCAAGGGCGGCCATCTGCGCCCCGGCGACGGCAGCTGGACCCGCGACGGCAGCCCCGAACACCTCAAGCGGGCCTGCGAGGCGTCCCTGCGACGGCTGGGCGTGGAGGCCATCGGGCTCTACCAGTTCCACCGCCCCGACCCGCGCGTGCCGTACGCGGACTCAGTCGGCGCGATCCGGGAGCTGCTCGACGAGGGCAAGATCCGGATGGCGGGCATCTCCAACGCCGACCCCGGTCAGATCCGGCAGGCCGACGACATCCTCGGCGGCCGGCTGGTCTCCGTGCAGAACCAGTTCTCCCCGGCCTTCGGCTCCAGCGAGCCGGAACTGCGCCTGTGCGCCGAACTCGGCATCGCCTTCCTGCCCTGGAGCCCTCTCGGCGGTATCTCCCGGGCCCGCGAACTGGGCTCCGCCTACGCCCCCTTCGCCGCCGTCGCCGAGGCCCACGGAGTGAGCCCGCAGCGCGTCTGCCTGGCCTGGATGCTCGCCAAGTCGCCGGTCGTCGTCCCGATCCCCGGCTCCAGCCGCCCGGAGACGATCCGCGACTCGGTCGCCGCGGCCGAACTCACGCTCACGGCCAAGGAGATCGCCACGCTGGACGCGGTGTAG
- a CDS encoding ABC transporter ATP-binding protein, with protein sequence MASPLERPLDHRYRGEHPVRTLAYLLRADRRQLVAAVGVFTVKHSPVWLLPLITAEIIDTVVAHHPVSRLWLSTGLIMFILLVNYPLHVLYVRLLYGSVRRMGTALRSALCTRMQQLSIGYHSRVSAGVLQAKVVRDVETVEQMVQQTAEMGLGATTVLIGGLVIIGFRTPEFLPVFLVVVPAAALVVARLRARLRTHNEHFRHEVETLSSRVTEMTRLIPVTRAHGLEGKALRRMDGTLHRLLTSGMRLDLVNGRFGSLSWVVLNVVGVLVLAGAALISYYGVWGVTPGDVVMLSAFLTTLTNSTTTLAGLAPVITKGLESVRSVGEVLQAPELEDNEGKAELTALRGAVAFEGVAHAYDDDGRAAVRDFSLAVAPGETVALVGASGAGKSTVLNLVIGFIRPTTGRILLDGTDMSTLDLRTYRRFVSVVPQESILFDGTVRENVAYGMDDADEESVRAALRDANALEFVDRLPQGLDTLVGERGARLSGGQRQRLAIARALIRDPRVLILDEATSALDTRSEALVQQALARLMRGRTTFVVAHRLSTVRGADRIVVMADGRIEETGTHEELLHRGGAYTALHSGQVA encoded by the coding sequence GTGGCCTCGCCGCTGGAAAGACCGCTCGACCACCGCTATCGGGGCGAGCACCCCGTCCGCACCCTCGCCTACCTGCTCCGCGCCGACCGGCGTCAACTCGTCGCGGCGGTCGGCGTGTTCACCGTCAAGCACAGCCCGGTCTGGCTGCTGCCGCTGATCACCGCGGAGATCATCGACACCGTGGTGGCCCATCACCCGGTCAGCCGGCTCTGGCTCAGCACCGGCCTGATCATGTTCATCCTGCTGGTCAACTACCCCCTGCACGTGCTCTACGTACGCCTCCTCTACGGCAGCGTCCGCCGCATGGGCACCGCCCTGCGCTCCGCGCTCTGCACCCGGATGCAGCAGCTCTCCATCGGCTACCACTCCCGGGTCAGCGCCGGAGTGCTCCAGGCCAAGGTCGTACGCGATGTGGAGACGGTCGAGCAGATGGTGCAGCAGACCGCCGAGATGGGGCTCGGCGCGACCACCGTGCTCATCGGCGGCCTGGTGATCATCGGCTTCCGCACACCGGAGTTCCTGCCCGTCTTCCTCGTCGTGGTGCCCGCCGCCGCGCTCGTAGTCGCCCGCCTCCGGGCCCGGCTGCGCACTCACAACGAACACTTCCGCCACGAAGTGGAGACCCTCTCCTCCCGCGTCACCGAGATGACCCGGCTCATCCCGGTCACCCGCGCCCACGGTCTGGAGGGCAAGGCCCTGCGCCGGATGGACGGCACCCTGCACCGCCTGCTGACCTCCGGGATGCGCCTGGACCTCGTCAACGGCCGGTTCGGCTCGCTGTCCTGGGTGGTCCTCAACGTGGTCGGCGTGCTGGTCCTCGCCGGCGCGGCCCTGATCTCGTACTACGGCGTCTGGGGCGTCACCCCCGGCGACGTCGTCATGCTCAGCGCTTTCCTCACCACCCTCACCAACTCCACGACCACCCTCGCGGGCCTCGCGCCCGTCATCACCAAGGGCCTGGAGTCGGTCCGCTCCGTCGGCGAGGTGCTCCAGGCGCCCGAGCTGGAGGACAACGAGGGCAAGGCCGAACTCACCGCACTGCGCGGCGCCGTCGCCTTCGAGGGCGTCGCGCACGCCTACGACGACGACGGCCGGGCCGCGGTCCGGGACTTCTCCCTGGCGGTCGCGCCGGGCGAGACCGTCGCCCTGGTCGGCGCCTCCGGCGCGGGCAAGTCCACCGTGCTGAACCTGGTCATCGGCTTCATCCGCCCGACCACCGGCCGCATCCTCCTCGACGGCACCGACATGAGCACCCTCGACCTGCGCACCTACCGGCGCTTCGTCTCGGTCGTCCCCCAGGAGTCGATCCTGTTCGACGGCACGGTCCGCGAGAACGTCGCCTACGGCATGGACGACGCCGACGAGGAGAGCGTGCGCGCGGCCCTGCGGGACGCCAACGCGCTGGAGTTCGTCGACCGGCTGCCGCAGGGTCTGGACACCTTGGTGGGGGAGCGCGGCGCCCGCCTGTCCGGCGGCCAGCGCCAGCGCCTGGCCATCGCCCGGGCCCTGATCCGGGATCCCAGGGTGCTGATCCTGGACGAGGCGACCTCGGCGCTGGACACCCGCTCCGAGGCGCTGGTCCAGCAGGCGCTCGCCCGGCTGATGCGCGGGCGCACCACGTTCGTCGTGGCGCACCGCCTGTCCACCGTGCGCGGCGCCGACCGCATCGTGGTCATGGCCGACGGCCGTATCGAGGAGACCGGCACCCACGAGGAGCTCCTGCACCGCGGCGGCGCCTACACCGCGCTGCACAGCGGCCAGGTCGCCTGA
- a CDS encoding GlxA family transcriptional regulator, which produces MHTVAILVLDDVVPFDMAAPMQVFDWTRLPDGRPAYRVRLCAETPQVRADCGFALRVDRGLEALAEADTIIVPGRAEGAPPPSEPVLAALRRAAEAGTRIASVCVGAFVLAEAGLLDGLRATTHWVAADLLARGYPRVEVQPDVLYVDNGQILTSAGAAAALDMCLHMIRRDHGSAVAADAARMSVMPLEREGGQAQFIVHQHPPVPRGSTLEPLLDWVEDHLSEEITLAALASRSGMSERTFSRRFREQTGTTPLQWLLRARVRRAQYLLENSDHSVERIAGQSGFGSATAFRERFRKVVGTTPYAYRAAFRTRTADV; this is translated from the coding sequence ATGCACACCGTGGCGATCCTGGTCCTCGACGACGTGGTGCCGTTCGACATGGCGGCGCCCATGCAGGTGTTCGACTGGACGCGGCTGCCGGACGGCCGTCCCGCCTACCGGGTCCGCCTGTGCGCCGAGACCCCGCAGGTGCGCGCGGACTGCGGCTTCGCCCTGCGGGTGGACCGCGGCCTGGAGGCGCTGGCGGAGGCGGACACGATCATCGTGCCGGGCCGCGCCGAGGGCGCCCCGCCGCCCTCCGAGCCGGTCCTGGCCGCGCTGCGCCGGGCCGCCGAGGCCGGTACCCGGATCGCGTCGGTGTGCGTGGGCGCGTTCGTGCTGGCGGAGGCCGGACTGCTGGACGGGCTGCGCGCCACCACCCACTGGGTGGCCGCCGATCTGCTGGCCCGCGGCTATCCACGGGTGGAGGTGCAGCCGGACGTGCTCTACGTCGACAACGGGCAGATCCTCACCTCCGCCGGGGCCGCCGCCGCCCTGGACATGTGCCTGCACATGATCCGCCGCGACCACGGCTCGGCCGTCGCGGCCGACGCCGCGCGGATGTCCGTGATGCCGCTCGAACGCGAGGGCGGACAGGCCCAGTTCATCGTGCACCAGCACCCGCCCGTACCCCGGGGCTCCACCCTCGAGCCGCTGCTGGACTGGGTCGAGGACCATCTGTCCGAGGAGATCACCCTCGCGGCGCTGGCATCGCGCTCGGGGATGAGCGAGCGCACCTTCAGCCGCCGGTTCCGCGAGCAGACCGGCACCACGCCCTTGCAGTGGCTGCTGCGGGCGCGGGTGCGACGGGCCCAGTACCTGCTGGAGAACAGCGACCACTCCGTCGAACGGATCGCCGGACAGTCCGGTTTCGGCTCGGCCACCGCGTTCCGGGAGCGGTTCCGCAAGGTCGTGGGCACCACGCCGTACGCCTATCGCGCGGCCTTCCGCACAAGGACCGCGGACGTCTGA
- the tgmB gene encoding ATP-grasp ribosomal peptide maturase, translating to MTVLILTTEEDVTADMVVVHLNACAVPVVRLDPADLTGGAALSGEYVHGTFRGHLSSGGRLVSLDGLRSVWVRRPGTPAARAERPSAWLTEESAQALYGMLRAGGARWMNDPDAAHRARHKPWQLRLAQSCGLPVPATLITTFPQAAREFADRYPDLVVKPVSGAHPQDPPRAVPTSRVAPDADFASVAFGPTLLQRRVAKRADIRLTAVGERLLAARKPVAADAPPDEVDVRFASTLAPWQPVEVPPRLAESVHAYLRGAELAYGAFDFVEDADGTWWFLECNQSGQFGFVEVDTGQPIARTIAEWLSRPAAPRPPRLNGANSAVC from the coding sequence ATGACCGTGTTGATTCTGACCACCGAAGAGGACGTCACCGCCGACATGGTGGTGGTGCACCTCAACGCCTGCGCGGTGCCGGTGGTCCGGCTCGATCCCGCCGACCTGACCGGTGGGGCCGCGCTGTCCGGCGAGTATGTGCACGGCACCTTCCGGGGCCATCTGTCGTCCGGGGGCCGGCTGGTGAGCCTGGACGGGCTGCGGTCGGTGTGGGTGCGCCGGCCGGGGACCCCGGCGGCCCGGGCGGAGCGGCCGTCGGCCTGGCTGACCGAGGAGTCGGCGCAGGCGCTGTACGGCATGCTGCGCGCCGGGGGCGCCCGCTGGATGAACGACCCCGATGCCGCCCACCGCGCCCGGCACAAGCCCTGGCAGCTCCGGCTGGCGCAGAGCTGCGGGCTGCCGGTGCCGGCCACCCTCATCACCACGTTCCCGCAGGCCGCCCGGGAGTTCGCCGACCGCTACCCGGACCTGGTCGTCAAGCCGGTCTCCGGCGCCCATCCGCAGGACCCGCCGCGGGCGGTGCCGACCAGCAGGGTCGCCCCGGACGCCGACTTCGCCTCGGTCGCCTTCGGCCCCACCCTGTTGCAGCGGCGGGTCGCCAAGCGGGCCGACATCCGGCTCACCGCGGTGGGTGAGCGGCTGCTGGCCGCCCGTAAGCCGGTGGCGGCGGACGCGCCCCCGGACGAGGTGGACGTCCGGTTCGCCTCCACCCTCGCGCCCTGGCAGCCGGTCGAGGTGCCGCCGCGTCTCGCCGAGAGCGTGCACGCCTATCTGCGGGGCGCCGAACTGGCCTATGGCGCCTTCGACTTCGTCGAGGACGCCGACGGGACCTGGTGGTTCCTGGAGTGCAATCAGTCGGGGCAGTTCGGGTTCGTGGAGGTGGACACCGGGCAGCCGATCGCGCGGACCATAGCCGAGTGGCTGTCCCGGCCCGCGGCGCCCCGGCCGCCGCGGCTCAACGGCGCGAACTCGGCGGTCTGCTGA
- the tgmA gene encoding putative ATP-grasp-modified RiPP: MQPFALNYARPAADAQVTTGYAYDSGLQLNVTPDGRIAARDHALLRELGTTTSTAGSKTHFDD; this comes from the coding sequence ATGCAACCGTTCGCGCTCAACTACGCACGTCCGGCAGCGGACGCGCAGGTCACGACTGGCTACGCCTACGACTCCGGCCTTCAGTTGAACGTGACCCCGGACGGGCGGATCGCCGCACGCGACCACGCCTTGCTGAGAGAGCTGGGGACGACGACGTCCACGGCGGGCTCCAAGACGCACTTCGACGACTGA
- a CDS encoding DUF1232 domain-containing protein yields the protein MDSTTVVLVGAAVLAAVVLAVAVAVLVRLVRTRRRLRRAGLPTGPRWVFWGALAYFVLPADLLPDPVYLDDIGVLLLALRALRGSAERRVPGASPMPVRAGRRGNGG from the coding sequence GTGGACTCGACCACAGTGGTGCTCGTCGGCGCCGCGGTGCTCGCGGCCGTTGTGCTGGCCGTGGCCGTAGCGGTGCTGGTCCGGCTGGTGCGGACCCGCCGACGGCTGCGGCGCGCGGGCCTGCCGACCGGGCCGCGCTGGGTCTTCTGGGGAGCCCTCGCGTACTTCGTACTACCGGCCGATCTGCTCCCCGATCCGGTGTACTTGGACGATATTGGCGTACTTCTGCTCGCCTTGCGCGCCCTGCGCGGGTCCGCCGAACGGCGTGTTCCCGGGGCGTCGCCCATGCCCGTACGCGCCGGTCGGCGCGGTAATGGCGGCTGA